One window of the Haemorhous mexicanus isolate bHaeMex1 chromosome 15, bHaeMex1.pri, whole genome shotgun sequence genome contains the following:
- the KIF20A gene encoding kinesin-like protein KIF20A, with product MAQALASPGLFSDDEAAASPVLESTATGFGADLRKNLMPEFSAISPNLEVSQAVAEDNNGKLKVYLRVRPLKSTEVEKGEDQGCVCIENSETLILKAPKNSFTMRSTERGVGQAVHRFSFTQIFGPEVGQKLFFDETMKQVVKDVLSGQNCLVYTYGITNSGKTHTIQGTAQDGGILPRSLATIFNSVGDRLYQAMDLKPALCNEVTWLDSRQVRQEETKKQMMLQRGLWEEELLTPLKRSHSAESQLQATTSGSFDSGVAGLSSSSQLTNRSDLSQTEELGPCWADLDRISLTSPGDVQFSIWVSFFEIYNELIYDLLEPALPGQNRKRQTLRLCEDQTGNPYVKDLNWINVRDADEAWKLLKLGRKNQSFASTHMNQNSSRSHSVFSIRILHLQRGGSEVVPKISELSLCDLAGSERCKDQRSGERMKEANNINTSLHTLGRCIAALRQNQQAKTKQAVVPFRDSKLTRVFQGFFTGRGRSCMIVNINQCASTYDETLYVAKFSAIASQLVQAPPTKLGLPSLKSIIKEHNRRISQGPEAEPEEDVESEEETEDEADVSMYEKKDLLRAVEAARELLVQERQKKLQLEMRLREEICNEMLEHMQQKEQWWSQHVDAQREQLEELYEGKMAILKELLTDHYQEEMQERDEEISELKAALKETKQKLESLDAKQKDSEQSIRRSKRVATSSALQQELADTKARLEQCQKELNSTSAELHKYQKLVEPPPSAKPITMDVDRKLEDGQKNVRLLRSELQKIGESLQSAERACCHSTGAGRLREALGMCDDILARQDQTLAELQNNMMLVKLDLRKKAACIAEQYHTVQRLQAPPTSALKKRFCANRENLQPNQPPGKKPFLHNILTRSATRPAATRGWQLRSVAL from the exons ATGGCACAAGCACTCgcctccccagggctgtttTCTGACGATgaggctgcagcctcccctgTGCTCGAGTCCACAGCAACGGGCTTTGGGGCTGACCTGCGCAAGAACCTGATGCCGGAGTTCTCTGCCATCTCCCCAAACCTGGAGGTCTCTCAG GCTGTAGCTGAAGACAATAATGGAAAATTAAAGGTTTACCTCAGAGTTCGACCTCTGAAATCTACAGAAGTAGAAAAGGGGGAAGACCAG GGCTGCGTCTGTATTGAGAACTCAGAAACCCTTATTCTAAAAGCTCCAAAGAATTCCTTCACCATGCGGAGCACGGAGCGAGGAGTGGGACAAGCAGTGCACAGATTCTCCTTCACCCAG ATTTTTGGACCAGAGGTGGGGCAGAAATTGTTCTTTGATGAGACGATGAAGCAGGTGGTAAAGGATGTGCTGAGTGGGCAGAACTGTCTGGTTTACACCTATGGCATCACCAATTCAGGGAAGACTCACACAATTCAGG gcactgcccaaGATGGGGGGATTCTGCCTCGCTCCTTGGCAACTATCTTCAACAGTGTGGGGGACCGGCTGTACCAGGCCATGGACCTGAAGCCTGCCCTCTGCAACGAGGTGACCTGGCTGGACAGCAGGCAGGTGCGCCAGGAGGAGACCAAGAAGCAGATGATGCTGCAGAGGGGCCTCTGGGAG gaggagctgctgacgCCGCTGAAGAGGAGTCACAGTGCTGAATCTCAGCTCCAGGCCACCACCAGTGGCAGTTTTGACAGTGGAGTTGCTGGGCTGTCTTCATCCAGCCAGCTCACCAACCGTTCAGACCTCAGCCAGACAGAAG aactgGGCCCTTGCTGGGCTGACCTGGATCGCATTtcactcaccagcccaggagaTGTCCAGTTCTCCATCTGGGTCTCTTTCTTTGAGATCTACAACGAGTTAATCTATGACTTGTTAGAACCAGCTCTACCTGGGCAGAACCGCAAGCGGCAAACGCTGCGGCTCTGCGAGGACCAGACTGGCAACCCCTATGTGAAAG ATCTGAACTGGATCAATGTCCGGGATGCTGATGAGGCCTGGAAGCTTCTGAAACTGGGTCGGAAGAACCAGAGTTTTGCAAGCACCCACATGAACCAGAACTCCAGCCGCAG TCACAGTGTGTTCTCCATTCGGATTTTGCACTTGCAAAGAGGCGGCAGTGAAGTTGTTCCAAAAATCAGCGA gctgtccctgtgtgaccTGGCAGGCTCCGAGCGCTGCAAGGACCAGAGGAGCGGGGAGCGAATGAAGGAAGCCAACAACATCAACAcctccctgcacaccctgggCCGCTGCATCGCCGCCCTCCGCCAGAACCAGCAGGCCAA GACAAAGCAGGCAGTGGTTCCGTTCCGGGACAGCAAACTGACCCGCGTGTTCCAGGGCTTCTTCACCGGGCGCGGGCGCTCCTGCATGATTGTCAACATCAACCAGTGTGCTTCCACCTATGATGAGACTCTGTACGTAGCCAAGTTCTCAGCCATTGCCAGCCAG CTTGTTCAGGCACCTCCCACAAAGCTGGGACTTCCATCCTTAAAATCCATCATCAAAGAACACAACAGGCGAATCAGCCAGGGTCCAGaagcagagccagaggaagaTGTGGAATCAGAAGAAGAAACTGAGGATGAGGCTGATGTCTCTATGTATGAGAAGAAG GACCTGCTGCGTGCGGTCGAGGCTGCAcgagagctgctggtgcaggagcGGCAGAAGAAGCTGCAGCTCGAGATGCGCCTGCGCGAGGAGATCTGCAATGAGATGCTGGAGCACATGCAACAGAAGGAGCAGTGGTGGAG CCAGCACGTGGATGCtcagagagagcagctggaggaacTGTACGAGGGTAAAATGGCCATCCTGAAGGAGTTACTGACTGACCACTACCAGGAGGAGATGCAG GAGCGTGACGAGGAGATTTCGGAGCTCAAAGCTGCTCTGAAGGAGACCAAACAAAAACTGGAGAGCCTGGATGCCAAGCAAAAGGACTCAGAGCAGAGTATACGTCGATCCAAGCGAGTGGCCACCtcatctgctctgcagcaggagctggcagacaccaaagccaggctggagcagtgtCAAAAGGAGTTGAATTCCACAAGTGCAG AGTTGCACAAGTACCAGAAATTAGTGGAGCCACCTCCCTCTGCCAAACCCATTACTATGGATGTGGACAGGAAGCTGGAGGATGGACAGAAG AACGTCAGATTGCTGCGTTCAGAGTTACAAAAAATTGGGGAGTCTCTCCAGTCTGCAGAGCGAGCGtgctgccacagcacaggggcagggaggcTGCGAGAAGCCCTGGGCATGTGTGATGACATCCTGGCAAGACAG GACCAgaccctggcagagctgcagaacaaCATGATGCTGGTGAAGCTGGACCTGCGCAAGAAGGCGGCCTGCATTGCTGAGCAGTACCACACCGTGCAGCGGCTGCAGGCGCCGCCAACGTCCGCCCTCAAGAAACGCTTCTGTGCCAACAGGGAGAACCTGCAGCCCAATCAGCCTCCTGGCAAAAAACCCTTCCTGCACAACATCCTGACACGTTCAGCCACCCGTCCTGCGGCTACCAGAGGCTGGCAACTTCGTTCAGTTGCTCTATGA
- the BRD8 gene encoding bromodomain-containing protein 8 isoform X1 has product MAAGPGKHKLLSAGPTEPWSIREKLCLASSVMRSGDQNWVSVSRAIKPFAEPGRPPDWFSQKHCASQYSELLETTETPKRKRGEKGEVVETVEDVIVRKLTAERVEELKKIIKETQEKYRQLKKDAELIQAGHMDNRLEELCNEIMIKKKMEEEEAEVKRKATDAAYQARQAIKNPPRRLTGVMVRSPAGSTSPGGDYSLGDLSQPAGDEASPGVTPGTLPSTPVASFIGIPDTPPGSAPLDAPMTPVTDDSPQKKMLGQKATPPPSPLLSELLKKGSLLPTSPRLVGENEMAVASGHMNSSGVLLEVGSVLPVLHSGEMQSAPGAVPASPAASGAPTLSRLLEAGPAQFTSPLASFSAVASEPPAKLLPPPVEPVSQATIVMMPTLSAPAVVPPAAAAESVATVSQPEACVSMEAVSDSHTVTVSMDSSEISMIIDSIKKECLGSGAGSTAGSSKDHCMDGKEDLDLAEKMDIAVSYTGEELDFDTVGNIIAIIEDKVDDHPEVLDAAVVEAALSSFCEDTDDPQTLPGPWEHSIRQEHDKQAQMPQVSVTVKQERLECEEPEAKGIRDLMGISELGSEIKTELAEQDQSQLGPEETIPATARVTETPELRNQEIEEDQRAAITTGETSEIKIESSQGEDAVLNPVKTETPPDDDSSPPQVPNVSEDSSQADVQHKFELSESMKEEAQALFRSQIKDGQGEEDDEDGASEAASLEEPKEEDQGEGYLSEMDNEPPVSESDDGFSVHNAPLQSHALADSIPSSPASSQFSVCSEDQEAIQAQKIWKKAIMLVWRAAANHRYANVFLQPVTDDIAPGYHSIVQRPMDLSTIKKNIENGLIRTTAEFQRDIMLMFQNAVMYNSSDHDVYHMAVEMQRDVLEQIQQFLATQLMMQTSESGISAKSLRGRDSTRKQDASEKDSVPMGSPAFLLSLFDGGTRGRRCAIEADMKMKK; this is encoded by the exons atggcggcggggccgggaa AGCACAAGCTGCTGAGCGCCGGCCCTACCGAGCCCTGGTCCATCCGCGAGAAGCTCTGCCTGGCCTCCTCCGTCATGCGCAGCGGCGACCAGAACTG GGTCTCAGTCAGCAGAGCCATCAAACCTTTTGCAGAGCCAGGACGCCCACCTGACTGGTTTTCCCAAAAG CACTGTGCATCTCAGTACTCAGAGCTCTTGGAGACCACAGAGACCCCAAA AAGGAAACGTGGTGAGAAGGGGGAAGTTGTGGAGACAGTGGAAGATGTTATCGTGCGGAAACTGACTGCAGAGAGGGTTGAGGAgttgaagaaaattattaaagaaacacaggaaaagtaCAG GCAGCTCAAGAAGGATGCAGAGCTGATCCAGGCCGGACACATGGATAACAGACTGGAGGAGCTGTGCAATGAGATTATGAT aaagaaaaaaatggaagaggaggaggcagaagtAAAGAGGAAGGCTACAGATGCTGCTTATCAAG CTCGCCAGGCCATTAAGAACCCACCTCGAAGGCTCACGGGGGTGATGGTTCGTTCTCCTGCAGGCTCCACCTCCCCGGGCGGGGATTATTCCCTCGGAGATCTGTCCCAGCCCGCTGGGGATGAGGCCAGTCCCGGG gTCACGCCAGGGACATTGCCCAGCACCCCAGTTGCCTCCTTCATTGGAATCCCTGACAcccctccaggctctgctcccctggaTGCCCCCATGACCCCAGTCACTGATGATTCACCCCAGAAAAAGATGCTAGGACAAAAAGCAACTCCgcctccttcccctctgctctcagagctgctgaagaagGGCAGTCTCCTGCCCACAAGCCCCAGGCTG GTTGGTGAAAATGAAATGGCAGTGGCTTCTGGTCACATGAACAGCTCTGGAGTGCTGCTGGAGGTAGGAAGTGTCCTTCCAGTGCTGCACAGTGGGGAAATGCAGTCAGCacctggtgctgtccctgcatctcCAGCTGCTTCAG GTGCTCCTACGCTTTCCCGGCTTTTAGAAGCTGGTCCTGCACAGTTCACCTCACCTCTTGCTTCCTTCTCCGCTGTTGCCAGCGAGCCTCCAGCTAAGCTCCTGCCACCCCCAGTAGAGCCTGTGTCCCAGGCCACTATTGTCATGATGCCCACGCTGTCAGCACCAGCCGTTGTgccaccagctgcagctgcagaaagcGTAGCCACAG TGAGCCAGCCAGAAGCCTGTGTTTCCATGGAGGCAGTGTCTGATTCCCATACTGTGACAGTGTCCATGGACAGCAGTGAAATATCAATGATCATTGATTCCATCAAGAAAGAGTGCCTGGGttctggggctggcagcactgcaggatctTCCAAAGATCATTGCATGGATGGGAAGGAAGATCTGGATTTGGCTGAAAAAATGGATATTGCAGTGTCCTATACGGGGGAAGAGCTGGACTTTGATACGGTTGGAAATATTATAGCCATCATTGAGGACAAG GTAGACGACCACCCTGAAGTCCTGGATGCAGCAGTTGTTGAAGCTGCTCTGTCTTCTTTCTGTGAAGATACTGATGACCCTCAGACCCTTCCTGGCCCATGGGAGCATTCAATTCGTCAGGAGCATGACAAACAGGCCCAGATGCCACAAGTGTCTGTGACTGTGAAGCAGGAGAGACTGGAGTGTGAGGAGCCAGAGGCAAAGGGAATTCGAGATCTAATGGGCATCAGTGAGCTGGGGTCAGAAATAAAGACTGAACTTGCAGAGCAGGACCAGAGTCAGCTGGGCCCTGAAGAAACCATACCAGCAACTGCCAGAGTGACAGAAACTCCAGAGCTTAGAAACCAAGAGATAGAAGAAGATCAAAGAGCAGCTATAACAACAGGAGAGACTTCTGAAATCAAAATAGAGTCATCCCAGGGAGAAGATGCAGTGCTCAATCCAGTGAAGACAGAG ACCCCACCTGATGATGATTCATCCCCTCCACAAGTCCCAAATGTGAGTGAAGACTCCTCACAGGCTGATGTTCAGCACAAATTTGAGCTGTCAG aatcaaTGAAGGAGGAGGCCCAAGCCCTGTTTAGGAGTCAGATAAAG GATGGGCAGGGtgaggaggatgatgaggacGGTGCCAGTGAGGCTGCCAGTTTGGAGGAGCCCAAAGAAGAAGACCAGGGTGAGGGGTATCTCTCAGAGATGGATAACGAGCCCCCCGTGAGCGAGAGCGACGACGGCTTCAGCGTCCACAACGCGCCCTTGCAGTCGCACGCGCTCGCCGActccatccccagcagcccGGCCTCCTCGCAGTT ctcagtgtgcagTGAGGACCAGGAAGCAATACAGGCTCAGAAGATCTGGAAGAAAGCCATCATGCTGgtttggagagcagcagctaATCACAG GTATGCCAATGTCTTCTTACAGCCTGTAACTGATGACATAGCACCAGGCTATCACAGCATTGTGCAGAG GCCAATGGATTTATCTACCATCAAAAAGAACATTGAGAACGGGCTGATCCGAACCACGGCCGAGTTCCAGCGGGATATTATGCTGATGTTTCAGAATGCAGTGATGTACAACAGCTCTGACCATGATGTGTACCACATGGCTGTGGAGATGCAGAGAGATGTTCTGGAGCAGATCCAG CAATTTCTGGCCACACAACTGATGATGCAAACATCAGAGTCAGGGATCAGTGCAAAGAGCCTGCGGGGGCGAGACTCCACTCGCAAGCAGGATGCTTCAGAGAAG GACAGTGTCCCAATGggctctcctgccttccttctctctctcttt
- the BRD8 gene encoding bromodomain-containing protein 8 isoform X2 → MAAGPGKHKLLSAGPTEPWSIREKLCLASSVMRSGDQNWVSVSRAIKPFAEPGRPPDWFSQKHCASQYSELLETTETPKRKRGEKGEVVETVEDVIVRKLTAERVEELKKIIKETQEKYRQLKKDAELIQAGHMDNRLEELCNEIMIKKKMEEEEAEVKRKATDAAYQARQAIKNPPRRLTGVMVRSPAGSTSPGGDYSLGDLSQPAGDEASPGVTPGTLPSTPVASFIGIPDTPPGSAPLDAPMTPVTDDSPQKKMLGQKATPPPSPLLSELLKKGSLLPTSPRLVGENEMAVASGHMNSSGVLLEVGSVLPVLHSGEMQSAPGAVPASPAASGAPTLSRLLEAGPAQFTSPLASFSAVASEPPAKLLPPPVEPVSQATIVMMPTLSAPAVVPPAAAAESVATVSQPEACVSMEAVSDSHTVTVSMDSSEISMIIDSIKKECLGSGAGSTAGSSKDHCMDGKEDLDLAEKMDIAVSYTGEELDFDTVGNIIAIIEDKVDDHPEVLDAAVVEAALSSFCEDTDDPQTLPGPWEHSIRQEHDKQAQMPQVSVTVKQERLECEEPEAKGIRDLMGISELGSEIKTELAEQDQSQLGPEETIPATARVTETPELRNQEIEEDQRAAITTGETSEIKIESSQGEDAVLNPVKTETPPDDDSSPPQVPNVSEDSSQADVQHKFELSESMKEEAQALFRSQIKDGQGEEDDEDGASEAASLEEPKEEDQGEGYLSEMDNEPPVSESDDGFSVHNAPLQSHALADSIPSSPASSQFSVCSEDQEAIQAQKIWKKAIMLVWRAAANHRYANVFLQPVTDDIAPGYHSIVQRPMDLSTIKKNIENGLIRTTAEFQRDIMLMFQNAVMYNSSDHDVYHMAVEMQRDVLEQIQQFLATQLMMQTSESGISAKSLRGRDSTRKQDASEKDGGTRGRRCAIEADMKMKK, encoded by the exons atggcggcggggccgggaa AGCACAAGCTGCTGAGCGCCGGCCCTACCGAGCCCTGGTCCATCCGCGAGAAGCTCTGCCTGGCCTCCTCCGTCATGCGCAGCGGCGACCAGAACTG GGTCTCAGTCAGCAGAGCCATCAAACCTTTTGCAGAGCCAGGACGCCCACCTGACTGGTTTTCCCAAAAG CACTGTGCATCTCAGTACTCAGAGCTCTTGGAGACCACAGAGACCCCAAA AAGGAAACGTGGTGAGAAGGGGGAAGTTGTGGAGACAGTGGAAGATGTTATCGTGCGGAAACTGACTGCAGAGAGGGTTGAGGAgttgaagaaaattattaaagaaacacaggaaaagtaCAG GCAGCTCAAGAAGGATGCAGAGCTGATCCAGGCCGGACACATGGATAACAGACTGGAGGAGCTGTGCAATGAGATTATGAT aaagaaaaaaatggaagaggaggaggcagaagtAAAGAGGAAGGCTACAGATGCTGCTTATCAAG CTCGCCAGGCCATTAAGAACCCACCTCGAAGGCTCACGGGGGTGATGGTTCGTTCTCCTGCAGGCTCCACCTCCCCGGGCGGGGATTATTCCCTCGGAGATCTGTCCCAGCCCGCTGGGGATGAGGCCAGTCCCGGG gTCACGCCAGGGACATTGCCCAGCACCCCAGTTGCCTCCTTCATTGGAATCCCTGACAcccctccaggctctgctcccctggaTGCCCCCATGACCCCAGTCACTGATGATTCACCCCAGAAAAAGATGCTAGGACAAAAAGCAACTCCgcctccttcccctctgctctcagagctgctgaagaagGGCAGTCTCCTGCCCACAAGCCCCAGGCTG GTTGGTGAAAATGAAATGGCAGTGGCTTCTGGTCACATGAACAGCTCTGGAGTGCTGCTGGAGGTAGGAAGTGTCCTTCCAGTGCTGCACAGTGGGGAAATGCAGTCAGCacctggtgctgtccctgcatctcCAGCTGCTTCAG GTGCTCCTACGCTTTCCCGGCTTTTAGAAGCTGGTCCTGCACAGTTCACCTCACCTCTTGCTTCCTTCTCCGCTGTTGCCAGCGAGCCTCCAGCTAAGCTCCTGCCACCCCCAGTAGAGCCTGTGTCCCAGGCCACTATTGTCATGATGCCCACGCTGTCAGCACCAGCCGTTGTgccaccagctgcagctgcagaaagcGTAGCCACAG TGAGCCAGCCAGAAGCCTGTGTTTCCATGGAGGCAGTGTCTGATTCCCATACTGTGACAGTGTCCATGGACAGCAGTGAAATATCAATGATCATTGATTCCATCAAGAAAGAGTGCCTGGGttctggggctggcagcactgcaggatctTCCAAAGATCATTGCATGGATGGGAAGGAAGATCTGGATTTGGCTGAAAAAATGGATATTGCAGTGTCCTATACGGGGGAAGAGCTGGACTTTGATACGGTTGGAAATATTATAGCCATCATTGAGGACAAG GTAGACGACCACCCTGAAGTCCTGGATGCAGCAGTTGTTGAAGCTGCTCTGTCTTCTTTCTGTGAAGATACTGATGACCCTCAGACCCTTCCTGGCCCATGGGAGCATTCAATTCGTCAGGAGCATGACAAACAGGCCCAGATGCCACAAGTGTCTGTGACTGTGAAGCAGGAGAGACTGGAGTGTGAGGAGCCAGAGGCAAAGGGAATTCGAGATCTAATGGGCATCAGTGAGCTGGGGTCAGAAATAAAGACTGAACTTGCAGAGCAGGACCAGAGTCAGCTGGGCCCTGAAGAAACCATACCAGCAACTGCCAGAGTGACAGAAACTCCAGAGCTTAGAAACCAAGAGATAGAAGAAGATCAAAGAGCAGCTATAACAACAGGAGAGACTTCTGAAATCAAAATAGAGTCATCCCAGGGAGAAGATGCAGTGCTCAATCCAGTGAAGACAGAG ACCCCACCTGATGATGATTCATCCCCTCCACAAGTCCCAAATGTGAGTGAAGACTCCTCACAGGCTGATGTTCAGCACAAATTTGAGCTGTCAG aatcaaTGAAGGAGGAGGCCCAAGCCCTGTTTAGGAGTCAGATAAAG GATGGGCAGGGtgaggaggatgatgaggacGGTGCCAGTGAGGCTGCCAGTTTGGAGGAGCCCAAAGAAGAAGACCAGGGTGAGGGGTATCTCTCAGAGATGGATAACGAGCCCCCCGTGAGCGAGAGCGACGACGGCTTCAGCGTCCACAACGCGCCCTTGCAGTCGCACGCGCTCGCCGActccatccccagcagcccGGCCTCCTCGCAGTT ctcagtgtgcagTGAGGACCAGGAAGCAATACAGGCTCAGAAGATCTGGAAGAAAGCCATCATGCTGgtttggagagcagcagctaATCACAG GTATGCCAATGTCTTCTTACAGCCTGTAACTGATGACATAGCACCAGGCTATCACAGCATTGTGCAGAG GCCAATGGATTTATCTACCATCAAAAAGAACATTGAGAACGGGCTGATCCGAACCACGGCCGAGTTCCAGCGGGATATTATGCTGATGTTTCAGAATGCAGTGATGTACAACAGCTCTGACCATGATGTGTACCACATGGCTGTGGAGATGCAGAGAGATGTTCTGGAGCAGATCCAG CAATTTCTGGCCACACAACTGATGATGCAAACATCAGAGTCAGGGATCAGTGCAAAGAGCCTGCGGGGGCGAGACTCCACTCGCAAGCAGGATGCTTCAGAGAAG